Proteins from a single region of Amycolatopsis sp. CA-230715:
- the pheS gene encoding phenylalanine--tRNA ligase subunit alpha codes for MSGANESQDANQAGVLAPETLRAAIKNAEAEFAGAADLDELAKVKPAHLGDNAPLMLARREIGALPKAEKADAGKRVNEARQAIQGAFDDRRAVLQAERDERALREESVDVSLPWDRVPRGARHPVAAVAERVADVFVAMGYEVAEGPEVEAEWFNFDALNFGKDHPARQLQDTFYMAPEDSGLVLRTHTSPVQARTLLHREPPVYVVCPGRTFRTDELDSTHTPVFHQVEGLAVDKGITMAHLKGTLDAFARAMFGESSKTRLRPHFFPFTEPSAEVDVWFEEKKGGPGWVEWGGCGMVNPNVLRACGVDPEVYSGFAFGMGLERTLQFRNGIPDMRDMVEGDIRFTLPFGTEA; via the coding sequence ATGTCCGGAGCCAACGAATCCCAGGACGCGAACCAGGCCGGTGTGCTCGCGCCAGAGACCCTGCGTGCCGCGATCAAGAACGCCGAAGCCGAGTTCGCGGGCGCCGCGGACCTCGACGAGCTGGCGAAGGTCAAGCCCGCCCATCTCGGGGACAACGCGCCGCTGATGCTCGCGCGCCGCGAGATCGGCGCGCTGCCGAAGGCAGAGAAGGCGGACGCGGGCAAGCGGGTGAACGAAGCGCGCCAAGCGATCCAGGGCGCCTTCGACGACCGCCGTGCCGTGCTGCAGGCCGAGCGCGACGAGCGCGCGCTCCGCGAAGAGTCCGTCGATGTCAGCCTGCCGTGGGACCGGGTCCCGCGCGGGGCGCGGCACCCCGTCGCGGCGGTGGCCGAGCGGGTCGCCGACGTCTTCGTCGCGATGGGCTACGAGGTCGCCGAGGGCCCCGAGGTCGAGGCCGAGTGGTTCAACTTCGACGCGTTGAACTTCGGCAAGGACCACCCGGCCCGGCAGCTGCAGGACACCTTCTACATGGCGCCTGAGGACTCCGGGCTGGTGCTGCGCACGCACACCTCGCCGGTGCAGGCGAGGACGCTGCTGCACCGCGAGCCGCCGGTGTACGTGGTCTGCCCCGGCCGCACCTTCCGCACCGACGAGCTGGACAGCACCCACACCCCGGTGTTCCACCAGGTCGAGGGCCTCGCCGTGGACAAGGGCATCACGATGGCCCACCTCAAGGGCACCCTGGACGCGTTCGCCCGTGCCATGTTCGGCGAATCGTCGAAGACGCGGCTGCGCCCCCACTTCTTCCCGTTCACCGAGCCGTCCGCCGAGGTGGACGTGTGGTTCGAGGAGAAGAAGGGCGGGCCAGGCTGGGTCGAATGGGGCGGCTGCGGCATGGTCAACCCCAACGTGCTGCGCGCCTGCGGCGTCGACCCGGAGGTGTACTCCGGCTTCGCGTTCGGCATGGGGCTCGAACGCACCCTGCAGTTCCGCAACGGCATCCCCGACATGCGCGACATGGTCGAGGGCGACATCCGCTTCACCCTTCCCTTCGGAACGGAGGCCTGA
- a CDS encoding TrmH family RNA methyltransferase gives MAHDALGQPGADPFTERTPRVVAARRLTRRADREKAGRFLAEGTNAVSEALSRAGGEPGFVHELFATERAAAQYPDLVARARELGVPVSPVTDRAATALAETVTPQGVVAVCSLVDRPLETVLASASGLVAVLDGVSDPGNAGTVIRVADAAGAAAVVLAGTSVDPHNGKCVRASAGSLFHLPLARSRDTASVLAACRESGFQILAAHGYAAADLTEVDLSVPTVWVFGNEAHGLGDEVLAAADLGVRIPIYGRAESLNLATAAAVCLYGSAMAARHAPPGVDPARVTDSGRGPVA, from the coding sequence GTGGCCCACGACGCGCTCGGACAACCCGGGGCGGATCCGTTCACCGAACGGACCCCCCGGGTTGTCGCTGCGCGGCGCCTTACGCGCAGGGCCGACCGCGAGAAGGCGGGCCGGTTCCTGGCGGAGGGCACGAACGCCGTCTCCGAGGCGCTTTCCCGCGCCGGCGGCGAGCCGGGTTTCGTGCACGAACTGTTCGCCACCGAGCGCGCGGCCGCGCAGTACCCCGATCTCGTCGCACGGGCTCGCGAACTCGGGGTGCCCGTCTCGCCGGTCACCGACAGGGCGGCCACCGCGCTCGCGGAAACCGTGACCCCGCAAGGTGTTGTCGCGGTCTGCTCGCTCGTCGATCGTCCACTTGAGACGGTGCTGGCGAGTGCTTCCGGGCTCGTCGCCGTGCTCGACGGCGTGTCCGACCCCGGCAACGCGGGCACCGTGATCCGCGTCGCCGACGCCGCGGGCGCTGCCGCCGTCGTGCTGGCGGGCACGAGCGTCGACCCGCACAACGGCAAGTGCGTCCGCGCCTCCGCGGGCAGCCTGTTCCACCTCCCCCTCGCGCGGAGCAGGGACACCGCGTCCGTGCTGGCGGCCTGCCGCGAGTCCGGGTTCCAGATCCTCGCCGCGCACGGCTACGCCGCCGCGGATCTCACCGAGGTGGACCTGTCGGTGCCCACCGTGTGGGTCTTCGGCAACGAAGCGCACGGGCTCGGCGACGAGGTGCTCGCCGCCGCCGACCTCGGCGTGCGCATCCCCATCTACGGCCGCGCGGAGAGTCTCAACCTCGCCACGGCCGCCGCGGTGTGCCTCTACGGCAGCGCGATGGCGGCCCGTCACGCGCCGCCGGGGGTGGACCCGGCGAGGGTGACCGACAGTGGTCGAGGGCCGGTCGCCTAG
- the rplT gene encoding 50S ribosomal protein L20 — protein MARVKRAVNAQKKRRATLELASGYRGQRSRLYRKAKEQTLHSLNYAYRDRRARKGDFRQLWITRINAAARANGVTYNRFIQGIKAAGVEVDRKILADLAVNDAAAFTALAELAKQNVTTGEEKKSA, from the coding sequence GTGGCACGCGTCAAGCGGGCGGTCAACGCCCAGAAGAAGCGTCGCGCAACTCTCGAACTGGCCAGCGGCTACCGCGGCCAGCGTTCGCGGCTGTACCGCAAGGCCAAGGAGCAGACGCTCCACTCGCTCAACTACGCCTACCGGGACCGCCGTGCCCGCAAGGGTGACTTCCGCCAGCTGTGGATCACCCGCATCAACGCGGCGGCCCGCGCCAACGGCGTCACCTACAACCGGTTCATCCAGGGCATCAAGGCCGCCGGTGTCGAGGTCGACCGCAAGATCCTCGCCGACCTCGCCGTCAACGACGCCGCCGCCTTCACCGCGCTCGCGGAGCTGGCGAAGCAGAACGTGACGACCGGCGAAGAGAAGAAGTCGGCCTGA
- the rpmI gene encoding 50S ribosomal protein L35 — MPKMKTHSGTSKRIRVTGSGKLRRQKAGRRHLMEKKASKVTRRLEGTTEVATNDVPRVKRLLGR; from the coding sequence ATGCCCAAGATGAAGACGCACAGCGGGACGTCCAAGCGGATCCGCGTCACCGGCAGTGGCAAGCTGCGCCGTCAGAAGGCGGGCCGCCGCCACCTGATGGAGAAGAAGGCCAGCAAGGTCACCCGCAGGCTCGAGGGCACCACCGAGGTCGCCACCAACGACGTGCCTCGCGTGAAGCGCCTGCTCGGGCGCTGA
- the infC gene encoding translation initiation factor IF-3: protein MSSETRINERIRVPEVRLVGPNGEQVGIVRIEDALRLAQEADLDLVEVAPQARPPVCKLMDFGKFKYESAQKARESRRNQQLTVIKEQKLRPKIDQHDYETKKGHVSRFLAAGNKVKVTIMFRGREQSRPELGFRLLQKLADDVTELGFVESSPKQDGRNMIMVLAPHKNLKAKPKATQEPVES, encoded by the coding sequence ATCAGCTCCGAGACGCGCATCAACGAGCGCATCCGCGTTCCCGAGGTCCGCCTCGTCGGACCCAATGGTGAGCAGGTCGGCATCGTCCGCATCGAAGACGCGCTCCGGCTCGCCCAGGAAGCGGATCTCGACCTCGTCGAGGTCGCCCCCCAGGCGCGGCCGCCGGTGTGCAAGCTCATGGACTTCGGCAAGTTCAAGTACGAAAGCGCGCAGAAGGCGCGTGAGTCTCGCCGGAACCAGCAGCTCACCGTCATCAAGGAACAGAAGCTGCGTCCCAAGATCGACCAGCACGACTACGAGACGAAGAAGGGCCACGTGTCCCGCTTCCTCGCGGCCGGCAACAAGGTCAAGGTGACCATCATGTTCCGAGGGCGCGAGCAGTCCCGTCCCGAGCTCGGGTTCCGCCTGCTGCAGAAGCTCGCGGACGACGTGACCGAACTCGGCTTCGTCGAGTCGTCGCCGAAGCAGGACGGCCGCAACATGATCATGGTGCTGGCGCCGCACAAGAACCTGAAGGCGAAGCCGAAGGCGACACAGGAACCCGTCGAGTCCTGA